In Coccidioides posadasii str. Silveira chromosome 4, complete sequence, one genomic interval encodes:
- a CDS encoding putative NRPS-like protein biosynthetic cluster (antiSMASH:Cluster_4.1~SMCOG1002:AMP-dependent synthetase and ligase~EggNog:ENOG410PJU0~COG:Q) yields the protein MAVPKDYGRRLAITIVDERARDDPERVSYSLSLSSDISKGFRDITAKDFANAVNRTAWWLESKLGKGSSFPTVGYIGPLNDFRYILLILGCVKAGYKALLPSPRNSVEATVAVLNASKCDIWVSPKEQPEMLPQLLSRRPMKVLEIPETDDLLCATPVPLYPYNKSFQEAARDPFCVLHTSGSTGLPKPIVWSNSLLGTLDATRLLPESEGRPPWTVIFDEGDRFYSAFPLYHGAGLIMNILITAFYGTSNVLGPVGVLSTVNLIDSLLDNTDIKVWSIVPSIVDDIGDTPTISAKFASSKIIIASGGPVTYASANKANEYVRILNITGTSEGLFQGSLLVEREDWIYFSFHPYAGFDFRKIDDVIHEHWVIRNEEYTDLYQGIFHTFPDSKEMTLKDLYAPHPTKPNLWIYRGRTDDMLVMSNGEKIHPLAAEAIINSHPAVSACLMLGAGHAMTTLLVELIDPEPSLTAEREALLDSIMETVHVANASGAREARIFRECIRFAKPDMPFVRTDKNTVKRRDTTILYEKDTEDFYKGLLENGNLAAHIDITSTTTISQGILHLLVTALPTVKEIGPDDDLFNAGVDSLVAFSVSNSLRSALGKHNVSEETRSACTAKFVYSHPTINSLTKAVYNLVHKIADTVDTSVDLQREIVAKFRDQYTADLPCATPKRKAFDATADGCTVILTGSTGSLGSYLLESLVCQEQSVNKIYCLNRAEDGKAKQTAASMSRGLTTDWPPQRVEFLQVDVSKPRFGLGEETYNCLLEETTHIIHNQWPVNHNWDIASFEPQIRGVRHLIDFSLNSNRNASLFFVSTAGTVSHLSPDGVVPEAPNHVLTTRVDGYGSAKHTSELILEDAVARSGVNASICRVGQIAGPVLRGPAKGMWGKQEWLPTMIASSKYLGVLPSTLGPQNRVDWTPVDLLADIVVQLAGVAPSGSNGVNGAGAAGTSAANGFSSTTATTTRSLPVYHAVNPNSVDWSSLVPVVARYLGGSVKIVSWAEWVDHLRNSQREATGTLSLKQNPGLKLLDSFEALAEAAVEGKDCPRLETKETLAKSPKMAMLKPVSEEWMDLWLEQWKF from the exons ATGGCCGTCCCCAAGGACTATGGCAGACGCCTCGCTATTACTATTGTGGATGAAAGGGCCCGTGACGACCCTGAGCGGGTTTCATATTCGCTCTCACTTTCGAGCGATATCTCCAAGGGATTCCGGGATATCACCGCCAAGGACTTCGCAAACGCTGTCAACAGGACGGCCTGGTGGCTAGAGTCAAAATTGGGGAAGGGCTCGTCATTCCCGACCGTCGGGTACATTGGTCCTC TAAACGACTTTCGATATATCTTGCTTATCCTTGGTTGCGTCAAGGCGGGCTACAAG GCTCTCTTACCGTCTCCGCGGAACAGTGTCGAGGCCACGGTTGCGGTACTGAACGCGTCCAAATGTGACATATGGGTATCTCCAAAGGAGCAGCCGGAAATGCTGCCGCAGCTCCTCTCCCGGCGCCCTATGAAGGTATTGGAGATCCCCGAAACCGATGATCTCCTATGCGCGACACCTGTTCCACTCTATCCATACAACAAGTCTTTCCAGGAGGCGGCCAGAGACCCTTTTTGTGTGCTTCACACCTCGGGATCGACTGGCCTTCCAAAGCCCATCGTCTGGAGTAACTCCCTGCTCGGCACTTTGGATGCCACTCGTTTATTGCCAGAAAGCGAGGGACGGCCTCCTTGGACTGTCATCTTCGACGAAGGCGACCGGTTCTACTCAGCATTTCCCCTCTATCAT GGCGCCGGATTGATTATGAATATCCTTATCACGGCCTTTTATGGCACCAGCAACGTGCTTGGCCCGGTGGGTGTACTTTCAACAGTTAACCTTATTGATTCTCTCCTCGACAACACAGACATCAAAGTCTGGAGCATTGTCCCTTCGATAGTGGATGATATAGGAGACACGCCTACCATATCCGCGAAGTTTGCAAGTTCCAAAATCATAATTGCATCTGGGG GCCCGGTCACTTACGCCAGCGCCAACAAGGCCAACGAATATGTTCGAATACTAAACATCACCGGTACCTCTGAAGGCCTCTTCCAAGGAAGTCTTCTCGTGGAGCGTGAGGACTGGATATACTTTTCCTTCCACCCCTATGCCGGATTTGACTTCAGAAAGATCGACGATGTTATCCACGAGCACTGGGTTATTCGAAACGAGGAATACACCGACCTCTATCAGGGTATTTTCCATACGTTCCCTGATTCGAAGGAAATGACCCTAAAGGATTTGTACGCTCCACATCCCACAAAGCCAAACTTGTGGATATATAGAGGGAGAACGGATGACATGCTTGTAATGTCAAATGGAGAGAAGATCCACCCTCTGGCTGCTGAAGCAATCATCAACAGCCATCCAGCCGTCAGCGCTTGCCTAATG CTTGGAGCTGGTCACGCAATGACCACGCTTCTTGTCGAACTGATAGACCCCGAACCATCATTGACGGCAGAGCGCGAGGCGCTTCTAGATAGCATCATGGAAACGGTCCATGTTGCGAACGCCAGTGGGGCCAGGGAGGCACGCATATTTCGGGAATGTATCAGGTTTGCGAAGCCCGACATGCCATTCGTCCGAACAGACAAAAACACCGTCAAGCGCCGCGACACGACTATCCTGTATGAGAAAGACACTGAGGACTTTTACAAGGGGCTGCTGGAAAATGGCAACCTTGCAGCCCATATCGACATTACCTCCACCACCACAATATCTCAAGGCATCCTACACCTGCTGGTAACGGCTTTACCTACGGTAAAGGAAATCGGACCGGATGACGATCTTTTCAACGCCGGAGTCGATTCCCTTGTTGCTTTTAGTGTCTCCAATTCTCTTCGCTCAGCTCTTGGGAAGCACAATGTCAGTGAAGAGACAAGATCTGCATGTACCGCCAAGTTTGTGTATAGTCATCCAACCATTAACTCACTCACAAAGGCCGTCTACAATCTGGTTCACAAGATAGCTGATACCGTTGATACCTCCGTCGATTTGCAAAGGGAGATCGTGGCCAAGTTTCGTGATCAATACACCGCCGACTTGCCATGCGCCACTCCCAAGCGGAAAGCATTCGATGCTACAGCAGATGGCTGCACGGTTATTTTGACGGGAAGCACCGGATCCTTGGGGTCTTACTTGCTCGAATCTCTCGTGTGTCAAGAGCAGAGCGTGAACAAAATCTACTGCCTCAACAGGGCAGAGGATGGCAAGGCGAAACAGACTGCAGCCAGCATGTCGCGAGGGTTGACTACAGATTGGCCACCACAGAGGGTCGAATTCCTGCAGGTCGACGTGTCGAAACCAAGATTCGGACTTGGAGAGGAGACCTACAACTGTCTCCTTGAGGAGACGACGCATATAATTC ACAACCAGTGGCCGGTAAACCACAACTGGGATATCGCCTCCTTTGAGCCTCAGATCCGCGGCGTCCGGCACCTGATTGATTTCTCGCTCAACAGCAACCGCAACGCCTCCTTGTTCTTCGTATCGACCGCTGGCACCGTCAGTCACCTGAGCCCAGACGGTGTCGTTCCTGAGGCACCGAACCATGTCCTAACCACGAGGGTTGACGGGTACGGTTCCGCGAAACACACATCCGAACTCATCCTCGAGGATGCTGTGGCCAGGTCCGGCGTAAATGCCTCGATATGTAGGGTGGGACAGATCGCAGGGCCGGTGCTACGGGGACCCGCAAAAGGCATGTGGGGGAAGCAAGAGTGGCTGCCGACG ATGATTGCAAGTTCCAAGTACCTCGGCGTCCTGCCTTCGACGCTCGGACCCCAGAACCGAGTCGATTGGACACCGGTGGACCTGCTCGCCGACATCGTTGTCCAGCTAGCCGGAGTAGCCCCCAGCGGCAGTAACGGCGTTAACGGCGCAGGCGCCGCTGGCACAAGTGCAGCCAACGGCTTTTCGTCCACCACCGCTACTACCACTCGCTCCCTACCCGTCTATCATGCTGTCAACCCCAATTCCGTCGACTGGTCGAGCCTAGTCCCAGTGGTGGCAAGATATCTCGGTGGATCTGTCAAGATCGTGTCATGGGCCGAGTGGGTGGACCATCTGCGGAATTCCCAGCGTGAAGCGACGGGCACGCTTAGCTTGAAGCAGAACCCGGGGCTGAAGCTGCTTGATTCCTTCGAGGCATTGGCCGAGGCAGCGGTAGAAGGAAAGGATTGCCCTCGTCTAGAGACCAAGGAGACGCTGGCGAAGAGCCCCAAGATGGCTATGCTCAAGCCGGTTTCTGAGGAGTGGATGGACTTGTGGTTGGAGCAGTGGAAGTTTTAG
- a CDS encoding putative NRPS-like protein biosynthetic cluster, variant 2 (antiSMASH:Cluster_4.1~EggNog:ENOG410PJU0~COG:Q) yields MAVPKDYGRRLAITIVDERARDDPERVSYSLSLSSDISKGFRDITAKDFANAVNRTAWWLESKLGKGSSFPTVGYIGPLNDFRYILLILGCVKAGYKALLPSPRNSVEATVAVLNASKCDIWVSPKEQPEMLPQLLSRRPMKVLEIPETDDLLCATPVPLYPYNKSFQEAARDPFCVLHTSGSTGLPKPIVWSNSLLGTLDATRLLPESEGRPPWTVIFDEGDRFYSAFPLYHGAGLIMNILITAFYGTSNVLGPVGVLSTVNLIDSLLDNTDIKVWSIVPSIVDDIGDTPTISAKFASSKIIIASGGPVTYASANKANEYVRILNITGTSEGLFQGSLLVEREDWIYFSFHPYAGFDFRKIDDVIHEHWVIRNEEYTDLYQGIFHTFPDSKEMTLKDLYAPHPTKPNLWIYRGRTDDMLVMSNGEKIHPLAAEAIINSHPAVSACLMLGAGHAMTTLLVELIDPEPSLTAEREALLDSIMETVHVANASGAREARIFRECIRFAKPDMPFVRTDKNTVKRRDTTILYEKDTEDFYKGLLENGNLAAHIDITSTTTISQGILHLLVTALPTVKEIGPDDDLFNAGVDSLVAFSVSNSLRSALGKHNVSEETRSACTAKFVYSHPTINSLTKAVYNLVHKIADTVDTSVDLQREIVAKFRDQYTADLPCATPKRKAFDATADGCTVILTGSTGSLGSYLLESLVCQEQSVNKIYCLNRAEDGKAKQTAASMSRGLTTDWPPQRVEFLQVDVSKPRFGLGEETYNCLLEETTHIIHNQWPVNHNWDIASFEPQIRGVRHLIDFSLNSNRNASLFFVSTAGTVSHLSPDGVVPEAPNHVLTTRVDGYGSAKHTSELILEDAVARSGVNASICRVGQIAGPVLRGPAKGMWGKQEWLPTGVLRWRR; encoded by the exons ATGGCCGTCCCCAAGGACTATGGCAGACGCCTCGCTATTACTATTGTGGATGAAAGGGCCCGTGACGACCCTGAGCGGGTTTCATATTCGCTCTCACTTTCGAGCGATATCTCCAAGGGATTCCGGGATATCACCGCCAAGGACTTCGCAAACGCTGTCAACAGGACGGCCTGGTGGCTAGAGTCAAAATTGGGGAAGGGCTCGTCATTCCCGACCGTCGGGTACATTGGTCCTC TAAACGACTTTCGATATATCTTGCTTATCCTTGGTTGCGTCAAGGCGGGCTACAAG GCTCTCTTACCGTCTCCGCGGAACAGTGTCGAGGCCACGGTTGCGGTACTGAACGCGTCCAAATGTGACATATGGGTATCTCCAAAGGAGCAGCCGGAAATGCTGCCGCAGCTCCTCTCCCGGCGCCCTATGAAGGTATTGGAGATCCCCGAAACCGATGATCTCCTATGCGCGACACCTGTTCCACTCTATCCATACAACAAGTCTTTCCAGGAGGCGGCCAGAGACCCTTTTTGTGTGCTTCACACCTCGGGATCGACTGGCCTTCCAAAGCCCATCGTCTGGAGTAACTCCCTGCTCGGCACTTTGGATGCCACTCGTTTATTGCCAGAAAGCGAGGGACGGCCTCCTTGGACTGTCATCTTCGACGAAGGCGACCGGTTCTACTCAGCATTTCCCCTCTATCAT GGCGCCGGATTGATTATGAATATCCTTATCACGGCCTTTTATGGCACCAGCAACGTGCTTGGCCCGGTGGGTGTACTTTCAACAGTTAACCTTATTGATTCTCTCCTCGACAACACAGACATCAAAGTCTGGAGCATTGTCCCTTCGATAGTGGATGATATAGGAGACACGCCTACCATATCCGCGAAGTTTGCAAGTTCCAAAATCATAATTGCATCTGGGG GCCCGGTCACTTACGCCAGCGCCAACAAGGCCAACGAATATGTTCGAATACTAAACATCACCGGTACCTCTGAAGGCCTCTTCCAAGGAAGTCTTCTCGTGGAGCGTGAGGACTGGATATACTTTTCCTTCCACCCCTATGCCGGATTTGACTTCAGAAAGATCGACGATGTTATCCACGAGCACTGGGTTATTCGAAACGAGGAATACACCGACCTCTATCAGGGTATTTTCCATACGTTCCCTGATTCGAAGGAAATGACCCTAAAGGATTTGTACGCTCCACATCCCACAAAGCCAAACTTGTGGATATATAGAGGGAGAACGGATGACATGCTTGTAATGTCAAATGGAGAGAAGATCCACCCTCTGGCTGCTGAAGCAATCATCAACAGCCATCCAGCCGTCAGCGCTTGCCTAATG CTTGGAGCTGGTCACGCAATGACCACGCTTCTTGTCGAACTGATAGACCCCGAACCATCATTGACGGCAGAGCGCGAGGCGCTTCTAGATAGCATCATGGAAACGGTCCATGTTGCGAACGCCAGTGGGGCCAGGGAGGCACGCATATTTCGGGAATGTATCAGGTTTGCGAAGCCCGACATGCCATTCGTCCGAACAGACAAAAACACCGTCAAGCGCCGCGACACGACTATCCTGTATGAGAAAGACACTGAGGACTTTTACAAGGGGCTGCTGGAAAATGGCAACCTTGCAGCCCATATCGACATTACCTCCACCACCACAATATCTCAAGGCATCCTACACCTGCTGGTAACGGCTTTACCTACGGTAAAGGAAATCGGACCGGATGACGATCTTTTCAACGCCGGAGTCGATTCCCTTGTTGCTTTTAGTGTCTCCAATTCTCTTCGCTCAGCTCTTGGGAAGCACAATGTCAGTGAAGAGACAAGATCTGCATGTACCGCCAAGTTTGTGTATAGTCATCCAACCATTAACTCACTCACAAAGGCCGTCTACAATCTGGTTCACAAGATAGCTGATACCGTTGATACCTCCGTCGATTTGCAAAGGGAGATCGTGGCCAAGTTTCGTGATCAATACACCGCCGACTTGCCATGCGCCACTCCCAAGCGGAAAGCATTCGATGCTACAGCAGATGGCTGCACGGTTATTTTGACGGGAAGCACCGGATCCTTGGGGTCTTACTTGCTCGAATCTCTCGTGTGTCAAGAGCAGAGCGTGAACAAAATCTACTGCCTCAACAGGGCAGAGGATGGCAAGGCGAAACAGACTGCAGCCAGCATGTCGCGAGGGTTGACTACAGATTGGCCACCACAGAGGGTCGAATTCCTGCAGGTCGACGTGTCGAAACCAAGATTCGGACTTGGAGAGGAGACCTACAACTGTCTCCTTGAGGAGACGACGCATATAATTC ACAACCAGTGGCCGGTAAACCACAACTGGGATATCGCCTCCTTTGAGCCTCAGATCCGCGGCGTCCGGCACCTGATTGATTTCTCGCTCAACAGCAACCGCAACGCCTCCTTGTTCTTCGTATCGACCGCTGGCACCGTCAGTCACCTGAGCCCAGACGGTGTCGTTCCTGAGGCACCGAACCATGTCCTAACCACGAGGGTTGACGGGTACGGTTCCGCGAAACACACATCCGAACTCATCCTCGAGGATGCTGTGGCCAGGTCCGGCGTAAATGCCTCGATATGTAGGGTGGGACAGATCGCAGGGCCGGTGCTACGGGGACCCGCAAAAGGCATGTGGGGGAAGCAAGAGTGGCTGCCGACG GGTGTCCTGCGATGGCGTAGATGA
- a CDS encoding uncharacterized protein (antiSMASH:Cluster_4.1~SMCOG1005:Drug resistance transporter, EmrB/QacA~EggNog:ENOG410Q5EB~COG:G~TransMembrane:14 (i38-66o78-97i109-128o134-159i166-188o194-217i237-256o268-286i306-328o348-367i374-392o404-425i437-458o501-523i)), producing MEVLSENKADVLPDGDTAAPVRDNDNDNDNDSVKYPSAFWASCVSVGVALALFLVGLDMTIVAAAIPRITDDFKGINLVGWYASAYFIALACFQPFWGKVYPFFSIKYTFLLAVFIFDLGSLVAGVAPSSTVLIVGRAIMGVGGAGIASGGYAILGVVVRPKLRPVFTGFITTIYSIANVLGPVVGGIFTQQTTWRWCFYINLPIGGASALVIFLLFRPPQSTHLSKAPLKEKLSHMDPIGITFALASLIFFTRALEVAGIDEAWNSAEVVGFLVACAVSTVAFVVSQYLQGDHALLVSRLLKKRIVAMGMAFGFFHEGAFYLLLYYVPIYFQVVVGVSPSRAGVYNLPLLISCGVGSALAGVLVSLFGHYVPLMLWASAGGCIGSGLIYTLHAASPQAQWVGYQFLAGLAYGSGLPLAIIAGQANARAEDLASTTAMLLFSFCVGSSTSLGAGQSVLSNLLLSKLPSLAPNVDPLSVIVTGATEIRSAFPADVVPGIVEAYLYCLRAVFLIVTAYAGVAVFFRRG from the exons ATGGAGGTGCTGTCTGAAAACAAGGCGGATGTTCTGCCCGATGGCGACACAGCGGCGCCCGTCCGTGACAATGACAATGACAACGACAACGACAGTGTCAAGTATCCCAGCGCTTTCTGGGCGTCTTGCGTCTCTGTCGGAGTCGCTTTGGCTCTCTTTCTG GTCGGTTTGGATATG ACTATCGTTGCTGCTGCCATTCCTCGCATCACCGATGATTTCAAAGGCATCAACCTCGTCGGCTGGTACGCTTCGGCCTACTTTATTGCGCTAGCTTGCTTCCAGCCTTTCTG GGGCAAGGTCTACCCTTTCTTCTCGATCAAGTACACCTTTCTGCTCGCCGTCTTCATCTTCGACCTGGGCTCACTGGTTGCTG GCGTGGCGCCCAGCAGCACCGTCCTCATTGTCGGGCGCGCCATCATGGGTGTAGGCGGCGCAGGCATAGCGTCTGGTGGATATGCTATCCTGGGCGTCGTCGTGCGACCCAAGCTCCGGCCGGTCTTTACAGGCTTCATCACCACCATCTATAGCATCGCCAACGTTTTAGGCCCCGTCGTGGGTGGCATCTTTACCCAACAAACGACCTGGCGGTGGTGCTTCTACATTAACCTGCCTATTGGTGGCGCTTCTGCCCTCGTTATCTTCCTGCTATTCCGCCCTCCCCAGTCTACCCACCTGAGTAAGGCCCCGCTGAAGGAGAAGCTGTCGCACATGGATCCTATCGGCATAACCTTCGCCCTCGCCTCGCTCATTTTCTTCACGCGTGCGCTCGAGGTAGCCGGCATTGATGAGGCATGGAACTCGGCCGAGGTCGTCGGTTTCCTCGTCGCCTGCGCCGTTTCCACGGTCGCCTTTGTAGTCTCGCAGTACCTCCAGGGCGACCACGCCCTTCTCGTGTCACGACTGCTCAAAAAGCGCATTGTCGCCATGGGTATGGCCTTCGGCTTCTTCCACGAGGGCGCCTTCTATCTCCTGCTCTATTACGTCCCCATCTACTTCCAAGTCGTTGTGGGCGTCTCGCCCTCCAGGGCCGGTGTCTACAATCTCCCCCTGCTCATTAGCTGCGGCGTTGGCTCCGCGCTTGCGGGTGTCCTTGTCTCACTGTTCGGCCACTACGTCCCACTCATGCTATGGGCCAGCGCCGGTGGATGCATCGGTTCCGGCCTGATATACACCCTCCATGCTGCTTCGCCCCAGGCCCAGTGGGTTGGCTACCAGTTCCTCGCTGGCCTCGCCTACGGGTCCGGTCTGCCACTGGCAATCATCGCGGGCCAGGCCAACGCGCGGGCTGAAGACCTTGCTTCGACCACAGCCATGTTGTTAT TCTCCTTCTGCGTTGGCTCATCGACCTCCCTGGGTGCTGGCCAATCCGTGCTGAGCAACCTCCTCTTATCCAAGCTTCCGTCCCTAGCGCCCAACGTAGACCCGCTCAGCGTTATCGTTACGGGCGCCACTGAAATCCGCAGCGCATTCCCCGCTGATGTTGTTCCAGGCATTGTGGAGGCCTACCTCTACTGCCTGCGTGCCGTCTTCTTGATCGTCACGGCCTATGCTGGCGTGGCGGTTTTTTTTCGCCGTGGCTAA
- a CDS encoding uncharacterized protein (antiSMASH:Cluster_4.1~EggNog:ENOG410Q5BI~COG:Q), with amino-acid sequence MSPSRTEIGSEEPTFAGPKAKVASVQEAPKLEPVQEPCLTPAPVDGILDEGQQYDVHTHTSERILSVLKPYLLAKSPDAHDLWVRGAPKFISVIRNFVEKGQVVQMCLPAFPWKSANKVYKVLGTLPDKAEEVSLKRLNDLCEAIGDVYNPGAELLIISDGLVYNDLFTIPDRDVWEYGEALRALAVETKCTHIRFTRLRDLIDVPGLPEKLDEVTYIANATNFRRALLNKFSKPDLDVPKEIAENEDTRLTYCGYKRFLENDLRYIFPLGKNRSVNKYRKDVKYVAQQMISRGHAFAGAVKHNFPDYLRLSIHHSTGEHKVSISLLPTSTSYTTPWHCCVAILADGTIISGPKGDFEEDPRLELVRDEDGRPTHFRERVNEAVVENVSVERT; translated from the exons ATGTCGCCCAGCCGGACTGAAATCGGCTCTGAGGAGCCAACGTTCGCAGGGCCCAAAGCCAAGGTGGCTTCGGTTCAAGAGGCCCCGAAGTTAGAGCCTGTGCAAGAACCATGCCTGACCCCGGCCCCCGTCGATGGCATCCTCGATGAGGGGCAGCAATATGACGTTCATACACACACCTCGGAGAGAATCCTTTCTGTCCTCAAGCCATACCTCCTCGCCAAATCACCCGACGCTCATGATCTCTGGGTCCGGGGTGCCCCCAAATTCATTTCAGTGATCCGCAATTTCGTTGAGAAGGGCCAAGTGGTGCAAATGTGCCTGCCGGCCTTCCCTTGGAAGTCTGCCAATAAGGTCTACAAGGTGCTCGGCACTCTGCCGGACAAGGCCGAGGAAGTGTCCCTGAAACGCTTAAATGACCTGTGCGAGGCCATTGGCGATGTCTACAATCCCGGGGCGGAGCTGCTCATCATTTCCGACGGGCTGGTTTACAATG ATCTCTTCACCATCCCGGACCGCGACGTTTGGGAATACGGTGAAGCTCTGCGCGCCCTCGCCGTCGAGACGAAGTGTACTCACATTCGCTTCACTCGCCTAAGGGACCTCATTGACGTCCCCGGCCTCCCAGAGAAGCTTGACGAAGTCACATACATCGCTAATGCGACGAACTTTCGACGAGCGCTGCTAAATAAGTTCAGCAAGCCGGATCTAGACGTGCCCAAAGAGATCGCCGAGAACGAGGACACGAGATTGACGTACTGCGGCTACAAGCGCTTCCTGGAGAACGATCTCCGGTACATCTTTCCCCTAGGCAAGAACAGGAGTGTCAACAAATATCGCAAGGACGTCAAGTATGTGGCCCAGCAGATGATCAGCCGCGGACAT GCATTCGCGGGTGCTGTTAAGCACAATTTCCCGGATTACCTCCGCCTGAGCATCCACCACTCCACGGGCGAACACAAAGTTTCCATTAGCCTGTTGCCGACAAGCACTTCTTACACGACACCCTGGCACTGCTGCGTGGCGATTCTGGCGGACGGGACCATCATCAGCGGGCCAAAGGGAGATTTTGAGGAGGATCCGAGGCTCGAACTCGTCCGGGACGAAGATGGGAGACCAACTCACTTCAGGGAGAGGGTAAACGAAGCTGTAGTAGAGAACGTTTCAGTGGAAAGGACTTGA